AAACGCTCTGATTCACGGTCCGCGCAGCCCGAGGATCGCGGCTCGATGCGGCTGCTGTGGCTCGCGATCACGCTCGGTGTCGCCGCGGCGATCGCCGTTGCGCCGATGCGCGCCTTCAGGCTTCCGTTCCCCGGCGACATCGTTCGTGCGCTTGGGGTCGCCGTTCTCGCCGGGGGACTCGTTCTGCGCTGGGTTTCGATCGTCACGCTGGGCCGGCTGTTCACCGTCGACGTCGCCATTCAGCAGAACCACAGCCTGGTCGAACGAGGTCCCTACCGCTTCGTCCGCCACCCCTCCTACTCTGGCCTCCTCGTGGCGTTTCTGGGCCTGGGCTTGTTCTACGTCAACTGGCTCAGCCTGCTCGTACTGATGGTGCCCGTGACGCTGGCCGTCATCAATCGCATTGCCAGGGAGGAACAAGCGCTGGTCGCCGCTCTCGGCCCGGCGTATTCCGCCTACTGTTCCCGCACCAAGCGATTGTTTCCAAGCCTGTTCTAGCAGCGAGACGGAACACGCGTCGGATTGACGGTCACCGGCTGGAACTCGTCGGAGGGTGTACACTCGACCGTCACGTCGAGGCGCGTCTCGAGGATCAGCGGGCAGAGACTTCGACACCTGCGGACACCTCATCATGATCTATCGGACCTAGCGGAGCCCAATGACGACCCGGTCGAAGAAGCCGCCCGCCGGCAACGTCGACGGACCTCCCACCAAGGCGGCCCTCACCGCCATGCTCGGGAGCGCACGTCAGGCATTCGATGCGCTCGCCACCCGCACGGCCGGCGTCACGGCCGAGTGGAAGCGATACTCGAAGACGACGCCCTGGGTGCTCAAGCTGA
This is a stretch of genomic DNA from Vicinamibacterales bacterium. It encodes these proteins:
- a CDS encoding isoprenylcysteine carboxylmethyltransferase family protein — its product is MFNTVLWLVVAAFPTSEIVLALFKRSDSRSAQPEDRGSMRLLWLAITLGVAAAIAVAPMRAFRLPFPGDIVRALGVAVLAGGLVLRWVSIVTLGRLFTVDVAIQQNHSLVERGPYRFVRHPSYSGLLVAFLGLGLFYVNWLSLLVLMVPVTLAVINRIAREEQALVAALGPAYSAYCSRTKRLFPSLF